The Etheostoma cragini isolate CJK2018 chromosome 22, CSU_Ecrag_1.0, whole genome shotgun sequence genome segment CCAATCCCCTAACCCTAATCGGTGAAAGGCCTGACTCCAACCAATCGAGCTGCTTCGAAGGGCGGGACTTTGCGTGGCCACAGTGGGATTCGTAATTTTCTTTTCGCCCAGGGCGGGGATTCGGGGAGAGTCCAGCTCATTTGACGTCAGGAGGGAAACTGTCGGGGGGCAGAGCCACAGGATGTCTCCCTGAACAGCGAGCCCAAACCCGGACAAAACCCGGTAACAAGATCCCTTTGCCACACCGGACACTAGCTAGAATCTAGTCCGGGTTGTCACCATCTCCAGCTGCTGTTATTTCGAGACACACTGGGCGTCATGCAGCTGTGAAAAACACCGGATACGACAGCCGTTACCAGGTGAAAGACTTCCGTTGAGAAGTAGCTAGGCGGTGAACCGTTTATGTCGACATTTATTCGAATTCAGCGGCATGTAGGGCAGTTTTCAGGTACGTTACGCTAAGGCTGTGTTTTAGCATTTACCGggatgtcagtgtgtttgttgaCCTGTACGATAAGATAAAATGTGGGTCGGCAGTAACGTTACTGTTTACTCAGTGCCTGGTTAAAGTGCTAGAAGCCGTCTTGtcaatgtcatttttaatcaaaacacaaGTCGCAGAGGCCGTAGTCCAGACCAGTTGGTCATGTTGCTAGTATAAATaggtttccagtctttatgctaaactaagctagtTAGCTGCCCCATTGCTGTAGCTTCAGGGTAAATGGTTCAATCTTCTCATGGAACTCACAGAAAGTGTCTCAAAATGTCAAGCTGTTTCTTTGACAGCATCTTCAGCAGGTTTACTTCATTGACGTTTGTTGCCTCTTACTTTCttgtcaaaaaatgaaaacaaaatcacaatttCCCAAAGTTCAAGTTGACATCTTGAACTAACGTTAATTGTTTGAAACCTAAAGATAATCTGCATACCATCACATAAGCAGCACATCCTCACAATGTTTAAGATGAAGTGTCTATTATCACAATAGTCGTTCGTTTTCTGTCagtaatcaattaatcaactaatcattcCACCTACAAAGTTCCCAAGTTTGTTTTAAACCATGGCACTCCTATCCCTATAGACAGCTACATGAGCCATCCTGCATTACATCTTTACAATATTTGTAATGTCCTGCAGCAACTGCAAGTCAAACTGTATACCACAGAAAATTGCTCAGTGTTACAACAggaatttaaaacagctgagCACCACAGCCATGGTATGAAGCCTTGCAGCAgtattagtttttgttgttgtcagtgaGCAGATGTGCTAGGTGGAGcaccacacacccacacacttatTAGTCAGTACATGTAGCCTTCTGTCTTCTCTTTAGGCCCTAGAAGGACTCTCCTGTTAAGTGTGGTGGCCTTTCTTGAGCCTGGTGTCCTTTTTACCATGTTgctgattaataataaaacatgtatgcTTTAATTTACTGCTTAGCAGAGGCTCATTCAACTGAGCCAGATTCCCCTAGAGACAGGTTTTACTGAGCTGAATGATTCATCCCACTTAGTGGTTAACTAGTTTTGTTCACTGTGGATTAGGGGACACCGAAGACCTGCGATTGTTATGAAAGCTTCCATTTCCCCACCTCAGCCCAAATCCATCTGTGCCGTCTAAACCAGCCAGCAGGCTGCGTTGATGGGACCGTTCTGTTCCTGTAAATCATTGAAGCATCACAGATGTGTGACAGATGTTGGGGTAGGAGATGGACTGGGTAGGGTCAAATGAGCAGGCTTTTGCAGTGGTGGGAATCTGTTTGAAACCGCTCCACTGAGGCGCGTGCAAATAGCGGGTAAGCTGCAGTGTGCAAATGGACTTTCAGCAAAGTTGGCTTTTAGAGGTATTTACAGGTATTGTCCTTCACTTCCGGTCTCTCACctgccatttttttctctgaatcCCATTTTATCTAAAACACAAAGGTCAATAACGGGactaatcattttttttttataatctgaTAGGCTGTCAATCATGAAGAAGCGAGCCAACAAGGTGCTGCAGGAAGAGGAGACCTTGTGCTGCTGTGAGTATGTGAACAGACTCGGAGAGCGCAGTCATGTGGTAGGCTGCTGCTGTGACTGTGAGGACCTGGATGACGTGTGTGACAGGTGAGAGACATTAAACTGAAGAACTTTGAGGGTGCAacttatgattatttttaacTTGACATTTGATCTATTGGTTAATTACTTAAATTAAACGATTCATTttcagtctataaaatgtcagaaaactttTTACCCTTTACAATTTCGCAGAGCCTAAAGTGCCATCTCCAAAGTGCTAGTTTTGACCAAAACACAGCCCAAACCCatagatatttaaattacaatgatataaaacaggaaagcctgatatttgagaagctggaaacagcaaatgttttgacatttttagctcTGCTTGTTCGTGGCGATGACAGTGTTGGTCTCTTGGTTGGTCAGTATGATTACTACTTTGATCCGgattaaaatatctcaacaactatttgaATTCTTTATATTTATGTCCCCAGAAGAAGAATCCTACCTGCGTTGGAGATTCGCAGCACCTTTTCCTCTAGAACCAAGAGCAGGTCAAAGTTTTCAAGTGCAGACACTCCTCTTTGCTCGGAAGGAATTGTGATAATTTTGACAATCCCCTGACTTTAGCATACTAAAGCAAGATAGTTTGCTGTTTATACTTGCTAAACAGCTAGCTGTGTAGTCATTGTGCGTATGTTAGCATGCAACCTTTCAAATACAACCTCAGAGAGCCGTTGGATTGACGTGACCTTGAACTAAAATATCAGGTGTGAAAAGGTTAATATGGATTTTCTTAAAGCAAATTAATGGGGTGGAGGTTGGCTCATTTGATGGCTTTACCAGGTAATGAAGAAGTTGTTGTTCACATGAAGTAAACATATttcacctctttttttctttcaggttTATGAAGAGGAAGCCTCAGAAACCTGAATCCCTGTCTCGTGTGGCTGATGTCTTCACAGACCGGATTCGTGTACCCTGGCTCTGGGGGGGAGCCCGAAAAGTTGACCTGTCCATCATCCCTCCTCTTATTCTCCTCCCGGTCCTGCTGCACTTGGCTGCTCTCCACTTCCTGCTTGGCATGGTGACTCTGACAGCTCTGCCTGGCCTGGTGCTGTGGTACTACTATACCACCCACCGCAAGAAAGGACAGACACTCTTCTTCCTCAGCCTGGCACTCTTCTCCCTGGCGTACATGTACTACTTGTTCATCACTAATGTTCTTCCAAGTGGGAATGTTAGCCTGGTCCAGCTAGCGGTGGTAACTGTAGGGGTCATACTTACTCTGGTAGCTCTTGTCCACACCAAGAGAGAACCCGGAATTGTGCGGCCAAACAAAGAGGATGTCCACAGCACGGTGACGTATTACAGCCCTCTGGCAGACAGAGACCCTGTCTTCAATGGGGGGAGGCAGGACGTGACGATGACGGTAGCCAACCGGGCGGGATTGTCGGAGCATGCGGGAGTGGAGGTGAAGGAAAGCGGCCATAGGAACTGGTGTCCGGTGTGCAGAGTGGTGCGGCCCCCGAGGGCGGGACATTGTCGGATCTGTGGTGTCTGCGTGCTGCGTCTCGACCACCACTGTGTCTGGTGGGTTCCCTTAAAATGCCTCTCACTCAGCCTGTCATCACTGTTTCTTCCACTTCTGCCTCACATCTCAAACACTGAGGTTGTCTCGGTTATCATCTGTTCATCTTTTCTACACAAACTATTCAATAAATACCCCATAAAAGTCCTTCttaattttcaaaacaatgCTCTTAAATGTCTTTCTTCCCAGGATACGTAATCAGCTCAAACTGAATGAGTGTTTGTCCTGTTCACACCTGCTGTGTCTTTTATTAATCTTATTTGTATGTGTTGAaccaccatcacacacacatattatttACAGCTACAAGTGAACCGTTCCTTGATATCATCCACTcctatacacatatatgtgtgGTCCTGCatgtgtgtagtgtagtgtaaCCCCGGTCTCAGTACGATGTTTTgtctgcctgtttgtgtgtacttTGGTGTTTGTGCGTCCCCTCTGTCGGTGCCTGGGTAGGATAAACAGCTGTGTGGGTCAGGTCAATCACCGCAGCTTCCTGCTCACGCTCGTCCTCTTCCTGTTGACGTCCCTGTACGGCATCAGCCTGGTGCTTCAGAGTGTGTGTCCAAATCAACACCTCCTCACCGCCCTGCTCTACTGCCCGGGGGTCTACAACCAGTACAGGTACTGAGAGCAAAGATCTCCACCTCTTACACTCTGGGCTGGGtagtttttacattatatttccTTAAAGTTACAATTTACTTAATTCTGAAGCCCCATTACTCTAATGATATAGGTTTAATTGAAAAACCATAGACAAATTCTTTGTCTGTGTTCCTTAATCCCATTTATGTTATGTTAAGTTATGTTCCCGGGTTAGAAGCTTTTGGGTCAGTTTGGGTAAAACCGATGTTTGTAAATCCTTCATAGAAACGATGAGGAAAGagaattatatttaaaaaaaaataatatatatatcaGGTCTTAATACAAGCAAGTAGAGTCTGACCCATAAATTCACACTAATattgatacatttaaattcCTCACAGATATATCAGTGTACAAGTCAAGAAATGCCAAAGATACagttcatttgtaaaaaattgcaTAATTTCCACGCCAGAGACCAGtgacaattatttttcatttactaTCTTTGCGTATTGTTTCAGCGCTGCACTTTGCTTCACCTGTGCGTGGTACAGCTTTATTGTGACCTGTGGGCTGCTCCACTTGCTGGTGGTGCAGGTCATCAACGTCAGCTACAACGTAACGGAGCGTGAGGCACGCATAGCCCTGCGAGACAAAACCGCTCGCAGGGCCTTCTGGGGACTCGTCGTGGACACTGGCGTATACTCTCGAGGTTTCCGTGGGAACTGGGCAGAGTTCATGACCATGGGAGAAAAACTGAATCCACCCTCTCCCGTCCCAACAGAACTGGTGTAAGAGACCATTGCCCAACCTTGATTCTGAAACCCTAGACAGCATGGATTCCCAGTAGTAAAGTCTGGAGCATCTGCATGAGTAGTGTTAGATCCATGTTACATGTGAATGTACAGCACAGCATGGAAGATgacaaaaggctttttaaaacaaaaaccgACAAAATGATAAATTCAGAGGAAGTTCTGTGACAAGTTGATGCTAACATCAGAAAGTCACCACATTAACTGTAGAAAGCATTGTGTTGTGTCaaagtggtggtggtgttgttcATGTCCAATGGATGGCAGCATAGCTCCTTTCACTAAATTCTGAAAGGACATTTATCGCTTGGTTACTGCAGTTATTGATTTTGACTTTGACACAGCAATACCTACAAACTCCAGATACATTCACATGAATGTCACTCACAACTGGAATCTCCTCTATGCAGCTATCTACTCTATGCGAGTATCTACTCACACTGACCGTCAATGTCTGCCGAACAAAGATCACCGTTTCCTTCACAGTGACCGTCTTCCCTAGACCTGTCTTTGTCTCCGACATTCTAGTGCCTTGCTGAAAGTTGACATACAAGAAAAATGTAAGACTGAGTAATCTGTTCTGGTCCtagggatgtttttttttatagcacgGCGTCAGCAACCAGATGACGTCTCTGGAGATTGTCAGTCCTGcacaaaatgtgcaaaacatCTTTTCAAGGATGGTCTGTCTGCACATT includes the following:
- the zdhhc23b gene encoding palmitoyltransferase ZDHHC23; this encodes MKKRANKVLQEEETLCCCEYVNRLGERSHVVGCCCDCEDLDDVCDRFMKRKPQKPESLSRVADVFTDRIRVPWLWGGARKVDLSIIPPLILLPVLLHLAALHFLLGMVTLTALPGLVLWYYYTTHRKKGQTLFFLSLALFSLAYMYYLFITNVLPSGNVSLVQLAVVTVGVILTLVALVHTKREPGIVRPNKEDVHSTVTYYSPLADRDPVFNGGRQDVTMTVANRAGLSEHAGVEVKESGHRNWCPVCRVVRPPRAGHCRICGVCVLRLDHHCVWINSCVGQVNHRSFLLTLVLFLLTSLYGISLVLQSVCPNQHLLTALLYCPGVYNQYSAALCFTCAWYSFIVTCGLLHLLVVQVINVSYNVTEREARIALRDKTARRAFWGLVVDTGVYSRGFRGNWAEFMTMGEKLNPPSPVPTELVALLKVDIQEKCKTE